The Aeromicrobium yanjiei genome includes a region encoding these proteins:
- a CDS encoding class I SAM-dependent methyltransferase, with the protein MGRIKRAVLDQPEPRPRPAKKKKAPKPAPKVPAGVADPKPTLTRLELRRQSVLAGQGENPSILEIGPAHNPILPRREGYDTRNVDYLDRAGLIDKYKDFSQYSPDDIEDVDYVLPPGAKMSEEIPDRFDVVLASHVLEHTTSLIDFLDECARLTKPEGVVALVVPDHRFCFDRFRPRTSLGAIIDASLDPKGVHSVGTMTEFMMNAVRHRKSTSWAPGHRGDYDFLHGLDAAKAKAEEAKGETYIDVHHWIFSPNHLRLLLSDLHDLGYLGLREWSFHPTVGHEFFLNLSPAGDGPGIAREELLMLADAEQRDLDVPTFAQREPAEAQS; encoded by the coding sequence ATGGGGCGCATCAAGCGCGCCGTTCTCGATCAGCCCGAGCCGCGCCCTCGTCCGGCCAAGAAGAAGAAGGCGCCGAAGCCCGCACCGAAGGTCCCCGCCGGCGTCGCGGACCCCAAGCCGACCCTCACGCGCCTCGAGCTGCGCCGCCAGTCGGTCCTGGCAGGACAGGGTGAGAACCCCTCGATCCTCGAGATAGGCCCGGCGCACAACCCGATCCTGCCGCGGCGCGAGGGCTACGACACGCGCAACGTGGACTACCTCGACCGAGCCGGCCTGATCGACAAGTACAAGGACTTCTCGCAGTACTCTCCCGACGACATCGAGGACGTCGACTACGTGCTGCCCCCGGGCGCCAAGATGTCCGAGGAGATCCCCGACCGCTTCGACGTCGTCCTCGCCTCGCACGTGCTGGAGCACACGACCTCGTTGATCGACTTCCTCGACGAGTGCGCGCGGCTGACCAAGCCCGAGGGCGTCGTCGCGCTCGTGGTCCCCGATCACCGCTTCTGCTTCGACCGGTTCCGTCCACGGACGTCGCTGGGCGCGATCATCGACGCCTCACTCGACCCCAAGGGCGTGCACTCCGTCGGCACCATGACCGAGTTCATGATGAACGCCGTGCGACACCGCAAGTCGACGTCGTGGGCGCCGGGACACCGGGGCGACTACGACTTCCTGCACGGCCTCGACGCCGCGAAGGCAAAGGCCGAGGAGGCGAAGGGCGAGACCTACATCGACGTGCACCACTGGATCTTCTCCCCGAACCACCTGCGCCTGCTGCTGAGCGATCTGCACGACCTGGGCTACCTGGGCCTTCGCGAGTGGTCGTTCCACCCGACGGTCGGTCACGAGTTCTTCCTCAACCTCAGCCCGGCCGGCGACGGTCCGGGCATCGCCCGCGAGGAGCTCCTGATGCTGGCGGACGCCGAGCAGCGTGATCTGGACGTGCCCACGTTCGCCCAGCGCGAGCCGGCCGAGGCCCAGTCGTAG
- a CDS encoding rhamnan synthesis F family protein: MRASAGIDHPLLHEHRLLPSGQRLRREMELVAELIDLPYYRTNTPGVGDLDPVEHFCRRGWRELRKPSQDFDVWWYWMAHLDPADDSLNPLVHYALVGRELGLSTRPATTKAGPGHRLPTTRPVRRACLVAGFDTDGVVDPSVVSLIAELSRHGDVFYLFDGYLDAAELAKVEDITVASWAIRHGAYDFGSYSRLASDLVGWDRLATYDEVVLVNDSCFVVRPLDEVFATMAERECDWWGLQATKGIVDAPSLPPNRITSPVPVDTVRSELLDGFEDDPVYNFHLGSYFLAFRRPVLESAEFRRLIESVVPQPSKRLIVLKYEIGLTHLLVGSGFTFDTFMDRVYPFHPMFSDWYFTMLERGFPLLKRFLLYRNHYDVPDLARWKERVLAVVPDADVDQIEQTLLRATPDDQLQRSMAISVDDDGQVVVPEVVSVEEYRRRNRKTAKRPDSWVFAVDRRTHRLPDNSRAIFEAVKDDPSITKILLTRSRRLELSGANVITAPLLSPAGREHLLSSGTVLVEEAPRPTLDAPVLAKHQTIVVVRRGLQLEKSGRTLQGPRRMPASRGARTDPPALAHPLPPSVVTGLLVASDLDQLATLATHWPASFEHGWRTGVPAHDFLLGEEDALPADLHAQLEDVRRQLRGRRLLLFAPTRRASGTRRAPHDFSKSEIESLQVWCDRHDFVLGLREVENDLERAYSTQLGGVALDLSPRRYPSAHAVLRAAGVVLTDYSGLALDFAATGKPVVSFAHDLETAADSLLYDLHHFFPGPVAETFEALGPALDLVAEGISAPHHRRVRDMLIDHRDGHNTERVLERLMTQVEGAGR, translated from the coding sequence ATGAGGGCCTCGGCCGGAATCGATCATCCACTCCTGCACGAGCACCGTCTGCTGCCCAGCGGCCAGCGGCTGCGGCGGGAGATGGAGCTGGTCGCCGAGCTCATCGACCTTCCCTACTACCGGACGAACACCCCCGGGGTCGGCGACCTCGACCCGGTCGAGCACTTCTGCCGTCGAGGCTGGCGCGAGCTGCGAAAGCCCAGCCAGGACTTCGACGTGTGGTGGTACTGGATGGCCCACCTGGATCCGGCCGACGACTCACTGAACCCGCTGGTCCACTACGCCCTCGTGGGGCGCGAGCTCGGCCTGTCCACGCGGCCCGCGACGACGAAGGCCGGGCCCGGACATCGGCTGCCGACCACCCGTCCCGTTCGTCGCGCATGCCTCGTGGCGGGTTTCGACACGGATGGCGTGGTGGACCCGTCGGTGGTCTCGTTGATCGCCGAGCTCAGTCGTCACGGCGACGTGTTCTACCTGTTCGACGGCTACCTGGACGCCGCCGAACTGGCGAAGGTCGAGGACATCACGGTGGCCAGCTGGGCCATCCGTCACGGCGCCTACGACTTCGGCTCGTACTCGCGCCTGGCCAGCGACCTCGTCGGATGGGACCGACTGGCAACGTACGACGAAGTTGTCCTGGTGAACGACAGCTGCTTCGTGGTGCGTCCTCTGGACGAGGTGTTCGCCACGATGGCTGAGCGGGAGTGTGATTGGTGGGGACTTCAGGCGACCAAGGGCATCGTGGACGCGCCCAGCCTGCCCCCGAACCGAATCACCTCCCCGGTCCCGGTGGACACGGTTCGCAGCGAGCTGCTGGACGGGTTCGAGGACGATCCGGTGTACAACTTCCACCTGGGGTCGTACTTCCTGGCCTTCCGGCGCCCGGTCCTCGAGAGCGCCGAGTTCCGTCGACTGATCGAGTCAGTCGTTCCTCAGCCCTCGAAGCGGTTGATCGTCCTCAAGTACGAGATCGGCCTCACTCATCTCCTGGTGGGGAGCGGATTCACCTTCGACACGTTCATGGACCGCGTATACCCGTTCCATCCGATGTTCTCCGATTGGTACTTCACGATGCTGGAGCGGGGCTTCCCGCTGCTCAAAAGGTTCCTGCTCTATCGCAATCATTACGACGTCCCGGACCTCGCCCGATGGAAGGAGCGTGTGCTGGCTGTCGTCCCCGACGCGGACGTCGATCAAATCGAGCAGACGCTGCTGCGGGCGACGCCGGATGATCAGCTCCAGCGGAGCATGGCGATCAGCGTGGACGACGATGGCCAGGTCGTCGTGCCCGAGGTGGTCTCGGTCGAGGAGTACCGGCGGCGCAACCGCAAGACGGCGAAGCGCCCCGACTCGTGGGTGTTCGCAGTGGATCGCAGGACCCATCGCCTTCCCGACAACAGCCGGGCGATCTTCGAGGCGGTGAAGGACGACCCGAGCATCACGAAGATCCTGTTGACCCGCTCCCGTCGACTTGAGCTGTCCGGAGCGAACGTCATCACGGCGCCCTTGCTGAGCCCGGCCGGCCGCGAGCATCTGCTCAGCTCGGGAACGGTCCTCGTCGAGGAAGCCCCCCGCCCGACTCTCGACGCGCCGGTCCTGGCCAAGCACCAGACCATCGTCGTGGTGCGACGGGGACTGCAGCTGGAGAAGTCAGGGCGGACACTCCAGGGGCCGAGACGCATGCCGGCAAGCAGGGGGGCCCGGACGGATCCTCCGGCACTCGCTCATCCGCTTCCGCCGTCCGTCGTGACGGGGCTGCTGGTCGCGTCCGACCTCGACCAGCTGGCAACTCTTGCCACGCACTGGCCGGCTTCCTTCGAGCACGGGTGGCGGACAGGAGTACCGGCCCACGACTTCCTGCTCGGCGAGGAAGACGCCCTGCCTGCGGATCTTCATGCCCAGCTCGAGGACGTACGCCGTCAGCTGCGCGGACGCCGGCTCCTGCTATTCGCCCCGACGCGGCGGGCGAGCGGGACGAGGCGCGCGCCTCATGACTTCTCCAAGTCGGAGATCGAGTCACTGCAGGTATGGTGCGATCGGCACGACTTCGTGCTGGGACTGCGGGAGGTGGAGAACGACCTCGAGCGTGCCTATTCGACTCAGCTTGGCGGGGTGGCTCTGGATCTCTCGCCACGCAGGTACCCGTCGGCGCATGCAGTTCTGCGCGCCGCGGGCGTCGTGCTCACGGACTACTCAGGGCTCGCTCTGGACTTCGCCGCCACAGGCAAGCCGGTCGTGAGCTTCGCCCACGACCTGGAGACGGCCGCCGACTCCCTCCTGTACGACCTGCATCACTTCTTCCCAGGCCCGGTCGCGGAGACGTTCGAGGCACTCGGCCCGGCGCTCGATCTCGTCGCAGAAGGAATCTCGGCACCGCACCACCGCCGTGTCCGGGACATGCTGATCGATCACCGGGACGGACACAACACCGAACGTGTGCTGGAGCGGCTCATGACGCAGGTCGAAGGAGCAGGTCGATGA
- a CDS encoding glycoside hydrolase family 13 protein — MAGPGRQWWRDAVIYQVYPRSWADSDGDGIGDLPGITERLPHLAELGVDAVWLSPFYTSPQRDGGYDVADYRDVDPLFGDLAAFDALVARAHGLGLRVIVDIVPNHSSDAHPWFRAALASPPGSRERARYLFRDGSDEGRLPPNNWTSMFGGPAWTRVTEPDGTPGQWYLHMFDTSQPDFDWTNPEVRDELEDVLRFWLDRGVDGFRIDVAHGLVKFEDLPDTDLTLDANVDATALAPMWDQPGVHEIYRSWRRLADSYAVEGEDADRILCAEAWVLPAQALAQYVRADELHQSFNFEYLMTPWLPDEQRASITRSLAQAGAVGAPQTWVLSNHDVVRHATRLGYPQHPGLQRIAGIGADDPQPDPVLGLRRARAATAVMLALPGSAYLFQGEELGLPEATRLPDESRQDPTWERSGHTQRGRDGCRVPMPWEGDAPSYGFGPGERSWLPQPAEFGALAVDRQRDDPGSTLSLYRALLAVRRTHRLGLGHLTWLDGHPEDVLAFEVTSEDASVTVLANLGTDPLTLPDSADVLLTSAFPGTAGHVGPDETVWLRS, encoded by the coding sequence GTGGCAGGACCAGGGCGGCAGTGGTGGCGCGACGCAGTGATCTACCAGGTCTACCCCCGCTCGTGGGCCGACTCCGACGGCGACGGCATCGGTGACCTGCCGGGCATCACCGAGCGGCTCCCCCACCTCGCCGAGCTCGGCGTGGACGCCGTGTGGCTGTCGCCGTTCTACACCTCTCCTCAGCGCGACGGCGGCTACGACGTGGCCGACTACCGCGACGTCGACCCCCTCTTCGGCGATCTCGCCGCATTCGACGCCCTGGTCGCCCGGGCCCACGGGCTCGGGCTGCGGGTCATCGTCGACATCGTCCCCAACCACTCCTCCGACGCGCACCCGTGGTTCCGCGCCGCACTCGCGTCCCCACCCGGCAGCCGTGAGCGCGCGCGCTACCTGTTCCGCGACGGCAGCGACGAAGGCCGGCTCCCGCCCAACAACTGGACCAGCATGTTCGGCGGCCCCGCCTGGACCCGCGTCACCGAGCCGGACGGCACCCCCGGCCAGTGGTACCTGCACATGTTCGACACCTCCCAGCCCGACTTCGACTGGACCAACCCCGAGGTGCGCGACGAGCTCGAGGACGTCCTGCGCTTCTGGCTCGATCGTGGGGTCGACGGCTTCCGCATCGACGTCGCGCACGGGCTGGTCAAGTTCGAGGATCTCCCCGACACCGATCTCACGCTCGACGCGAACGTGGACGCGACCGCGCTCGCGCCCATGTGGGACCAGCCCGGCGTCCACGAGATCTATCGCAGCTGGCGCCGGCTCGCCGACTCGTACGCGGTGGAGGGCGAGGACGCCGACCGCATCCTGTGCGCCGAGGCGTGGGTCCTGCCGGCCCAGGCACTCGCGCAGTACGTCCGCGCGGACGAGCTGCACCAGTCGTTCAACTTCGAGTACCTGATGACGCCATGGCTCCCGGACGAGCAGCGCGCGTCCATCACCCGGTCGCTCGCCCAGGCGGGGGCCGTCGGTGCGCCGCAGACCTGGGTCCTGTCCAACCACGACGTCGTACGGCATGCGACCCGCCTCGGCTACCCGCAGCACCCCGGTCTGCAGCGCATTGCCGGCATCGGCGCGGACGACCCGCAGCCCGATCCCGTCCTGGGGCTGCGCCGGGCTCGCGCCGCCACCGCGGTGATGCTCGCTCTGCCCGGCTCGGCCTACCTGTTCCAGGGTGAGGAGCTCGGCCTGCCGGAGGCCACCCGCCTGCCCGACGAGAGCCGCCAGGACCCGACCTGGGAGCGCTCGGGCCACACCCAGCGCGGCCGCGACGGCTGCCGCGTCCCGATGCCGTGGGAGGGCGACGCGCCGTCGTACGGCTTCGGGCCGGGCGAGCGGTCCTGGCTGCCGCAGCCGGCCGAGTTCGGCGCGCTCGCGGTCGACCGCCAGCGGGACGATCCGGGCTCGACGCTGAGCCTCTACCGGGCGCTCCTGGCCGTACGCCGCACACATCGGCTCGGCCTCGGCCATCTGACCTGGCTCGACGGGCACCCGGAGGACGTGCTGGCCTTCGAGGTGACGTCCGAGGACGCGTCCGTGACGGTCCTGGCCAATCTCGGGACCGACCCGTTGACCCTTCCGGACAGCGCCGATGTGCTCCTGACCAGCGCTTTTCCCGGCACCGCAGGGCATGTGGGCCCCGACGAGACAGTGTGGCTCAGGTCGTGA
- a CDS encoding CDP-glycerol glycerophosphotransferase family protein codes for MTTDVEEFWAAWTRLVGEWAGRESAGPTTGDVLLRAALRDGLPDLSAQPSVDVTAADLLACEIALVRMAGEIDDEVYRLATPGRPPRNLDAVADFCRHGWRNVRNPHPGFDVWWYWNEYLDPADERLNPYLHYLLVGRRAGLRGVPLRTHHERPAALPASPPARRACLFAGFDVDGVMDPYVIAYVRELSRFADVYYLAACRMNDGELDKLDGLVAGAWAVPHDRYDFGSYSMLAKDLVGWDALEEYDEVLLVNDSCYLLRPLDDMFASMASRECDWWGVQLTSRWFDGAGDSRAPIPIEQVREQMPRTVMHPDEYPHVGSYFLAFRKPVVSDLGWRKRLENVQPQRTKIRIVYKYETGTTQYLVGQGYHFDTFVDALHPYHPMYSAGTFDRIAEGLPLLKRQLIWENPYSVPDMRDWKDRVLAAAPTADVETMERNLLRVAPDDRLHRSFSIVTREDGTVERPAPLNDKRFRVADNRTPTFDHWWAFPVCAYDHTLAGNERALFEQVRNDPSIKKIILTRSRRIELTGENVVTFPIDSPEGQHHLLRSGQIFVKHGPAINLPNPVDTTTHNVINLWHGIPLKRFGLASARVSDRLREVMIRNHSGSRAVITSSRMDTLAMSAAFFPASYPDMWPTGLPRNDFILREEERLPNDLREALERLREELAGRRLVLFLPTFRDGQGESQYHFDESELTWLEEWAERQHAVIGVREHMADRARTYSWALLPLGAIDLSSRRYPDLEIIYRVADALISDYSSCLVDFLMTGKPIMSFAYDYDRYSSSERGLFHELDRVLPSPVCRTFKDLATALDAAFEPRSSEELEEYDWKRRIFFDHLDDEASRRVVQKVKALYLHDD; via the coding sequence ATGACCACCGACGTCGAGGAGTTCTGGGCGGCCTGGACGAGACTCGTCGGCGAGTGGGCAGGCCGTGAGTCGGCGGGACCGACGACCGGGGACGTCCTGCTGCGCGCGGCGCTTCGAGATGGATTGCCGGACCTAAGTGCTCAGCCGTCCGTGGACGTCACGGCGGCCGACCTGCTGGCCTGCGAGATCGCCCTGGTTCGCATGGCCGGGGAGATCGATGACGAGGTCTACCGGCTGGCCACGCCCGGCCGGCCCCCTCGCAACCTGGACGCCGTCGCCGATTTCTGCCGTCATGGCTGGCGCAACGTTCGCAACCCCCATCCCGGCTTCGACGTCTGGTGGTACTGGAACGAGTATCTCGATCCTGCGGACGAGCGGCTCAATCCCTACCTGCACTATCTGCTGGTCGGCAGGCGTGCAGGTCTGCGTGGAGTCCCTCTGCGCACGCACCACGAGCGCCCAGCAGCGCTCCCCGCGAGCCCCCCTGCGCGCAGGGCCTGCCTCTTCGCGGGCTTCGACGTCGACGGAGTCATGGACCCGTATGTGATCGCCTACGTGCGCGAGCTGAGTCGCTTCGCTGACGTCTACTACTTGGCGGCGTGCCGGATGAACGACGGCGAGCTCGACAAGCTGGACGGCCTCGTCGCCGGGGCCTGGGCCGTGCCTCACGACCGCTACGACTTCGGGTCCTACTCGATGCTGGCCAAGGACCTGGTCGGGTGGGACGCCCTCGAGGAGTATGACGAGGTGCTGCTGGTCAACGACAGCTGCTATCTGCTCCGACCACTCGACGACATGTTCGCCTCGATGGCGAGCCGGGAGTGCGACTGGTGGGGGGTGCAGCTCACCTCGCGATGGTTCGACGGGGCGGGAGACAGCCGCGCACCGATCCCGATCGAGCAGGTGCGCGAACAGATGCCGAGGACCGTCATGCACCCTGACGAGTACCCGCACGTCGGATCGTACTTCCTGGCGTTCCGCAAGCCCGTCGTCAGCGACCTCGGCTGGCGCAAGAGGCTCGAGAACGTCCAGCCGCAGAGGACCAAGATCCGGATCGTCTACAAGTACGAGACCGGCACCACGCAGTACCTCGTGGGGCAGGGCTATCACTTCGACACGTTCGTGGACGCGTTGCACCCTTATCACCCGATGTACAGCGCGGGAACGTTCGATCGCATCGCCGAGGGCCTGCCGCTTCTCAAGCGGCAGCTGATCTGGGAGAACCCCTACTCAGTCCCGGACATGCGTGACTGGAAGGACCGCGTGCTTGCCGCGGCGCCGACGGCGGACGTCGAGACGATGGAACGCAATCTCCTGCGGGTGGCCCCGGACGACAGGCTGCACCGTAGCTTCTCGATCGTGACCCGGGAGGACGGCACAGTCGAGCGACCGGCACCCTTGAACGACAAGCGATTCCGCGTGGCCGACAACCGGACGCCGACGTTCGACCACTGGTGGGCGTTCCCGGTGTGCGCCTACGACCACACGCTGGCCGGCAACGAGCGCGCATTGTTCGAGCAGGTGCGCAACGACCCCTCGATCAAGAAGATCATCCTGACCAGGTCCCGACGGATCGAGCTGACAGGTGAGAACGTCGTGACGTTTCCGATCGACAGTCCGGAGGGACAGCACCACCTCTTGCGCTCGGGGCAGATCTTCGTCAAGCACGGTCCTGCGATCAACCTTCCGAACCCCGTCGACACGACGACGCACAATGTCATCAACCTCTGGCACGGCATCCCGCTCAAGCGGTTCGGCCTGGCGTCGGCCCGCGTCAGCGACCGCCTGCGGGAGGTGATGATTCGCAATCACAGTGGTTCGCGCGCGGTGATCACATCGAGCCGTATGGACACGTTGGCCATGTCGGCGGCATTCTTCCCTGCGTCGTATCCCGACATGTGGCCCACCGGCCTGCCTCGCAACGACTTCATCCTGCGGGAGGAGGAACGGCTGCCAAATGACCTGCGGGAGGCGCTCGAGCGGCTCCGTGAGGAGCTGGCGGGACGGCGTCTCGTCCTGTTCCTTCCCACGTTCCGCGACGGGCAGGGGGAGTCGCAGTACCACTTCGACGAGTCCGAGCTCACCTGGCTCGAGGAGTGGGCGGAGCGCCAGCATGCGGTGATCGGCGTCCGGGAGCACATGGCCGATCGTGCCCGAACCTACTCGTGGGCGCTGCTGCCGCTTGGAGCGATCGACCTGTCGTCACGTCGGTACCCGGACCTTGAGATCATCTACCGCGTCGCGGACGCCCTGATCAGTGACTACTCGAGCTGCCTCGTGGACTTCCTCATGACGGGCAAGCCGATCATGAGCTTCGCGTACGACTACGACCGCTACAGCTCATCCGAACGCGGTCTGTTCCATGAGCTCGACCGGGTGCTGCCGAGCCCGGTGTGCCGGACGTTCAAGGACCTCGCCACAGCCCTCGACGCTGCCTTCGAGCCGCGGTCCAGCGAGGAGCTGGAGGAGTACGACTGGAAGCGGCGGATCTTCTTCGATCATCTTGACGACGAGGCGTCGCGGCGGGTGGTGCAGAAGGTCAAGGCGCTGTATCTCCACGACGACTGA
- the ndk gene encoding nucleoside-diphosphate kinase, with translation MAQRTLVLIKPDAVRRGLVGQVLSRYEHKGLALVAMEQRTIDAAQADAHYAEHVEKPWYPPLREFATSGPLVALVLEGDEAISVVRQLNGATDGRQAAPGTIRGDMSLSNRENLVHASDSEESAAREIALWFPSL, from the coding sequence ATGGCCCAACGCACACTCGTCCTCATCAAGCCCGACGCGGTCCGCCGTGGACTCGTGGGTCAGGTGCTGTCCCGGTACGAGCACAAGGGGCTGGCCCTGGTCGCCATGGAGCAGCGCACGATCGACGCCGCCCAGGCCGACGCTCACTACGCCGAGCACGTCGAGAAGCCTTGGTATCCGCCGCTGCGCGAGTTCGCGACGTCCGGACCCCTCGTGGCGCTCGTGCTGGAAGGTGACGAGGCCATCTCGGTCGTCCGCCAGCTCAACGGTGCGACCGACGGTCGTCAGGCCGCTCCCGGCACGATCCGCGGCGACATGTCGCTGTCGAACCGCGAGAACCTCGTGCACGCGTCCGACTCCGAGGAGTCCGCGGCCCGCGAGATCGCCCTCTGGTTCCCGTCTCTCTGA